Within the Caldilineales bacterium genome, the region GACTTATTCCTGAGGTACCGTCCTTTCTCGTCCCCCAGAAAAGGAGTTTACGACCCGAGGGCCTTCGTCCTCCACGCGGCGTTGCTGCATCAGGCTTTCGCCCATTGTGCAATATTCCTCACTGCTGCCTCCCGTAGGAGTCTGGGCCGTGTCTCAGTCCCAGTGTGGGGGGTCACGCTCTCACGCCCCCTACCGATCATCGCCTTGGTGAGCTATTACCTCACCAACTAGCTAATCGGCCGCAGGCCCCTCCCAAAGCGCCAAAGCTTTACTCGGCAAATCGAATCGCCGAGCACATGCGGTATTAGCGACCGTTTCCAGTCGTTATCCCCCGCTTCGGGGCAGGTCACCTACGTGTTACTCACCCGTTTGCCACTAACTCTCATCCGAAGAATTGAGTTCGTTCGACTTGCATGTGTTAAGCACGCCGCCAACGTTCATCCTGAGCCAGGATCAAACTCTCCAAAAAGATTGTTGAATTGACTTTGACCTGTGGTACAGGTCGGAAGCCTGGCATTACTTATTGGCTTTCCTATCACTCTTCAATTATTAAAGTGCCTGTGCACAAACCGGTCAGAGGGGAAACAAAACCGCCGACAGTGCTTAGACGTGCCGACGGCCTGGCAAAACTGATCTCAATCGATCAACCAGCTTGACAGTGCTTTCCTCAGAAGTCCTGTGCCTCTCCTTGTTAAGGTCGCCGAGGCGATACCTTAGTACTTGACATTCACCAGTCTAGCAGGTGATGCGAATGTTGTCAAGTCTTTACTTTGTCTTCGTCGTGCCTTTTCAGAAGCCTTGCGAAGACGGATGCTGGGGTGTTGTCGGGCGGTTTCGGCGGCGCCGTCCGCAGGGCAACGTGTGAACTATAGCACGGGCGAAGGCCGCTGTCAATACCCCAATTTGTCGTTTCGCCTTAAAAGAGATGATCGTGTCAGAGGTCGCGCCGGCCCTCCAGGGCGCGACTGAGGGTGACTTCGTCGGCATATTCCAGGTCGCCGCCCACCGGCAGGCCACGCGCCAAACGCGTGATGCGGACGCCGGCAGAGCGCAGCAGGCGGGCCAGGTACATGGCGGTGGCTTCGCCTTCGAGGGTGGGGTTGGTGGCCACCAGGATTTCAGAGGGAGTTTCTGCTTTCACCCGCTCGAGCAGCGAGGCAAGGCGGAGGTCGTCCGGGCCGATGCCCTCGACCGGGTTGATGACGCCGTGGAGGACATGGTAGAGGCCCTTGTAGGCGCCGGTGCGTTCGATGGCGACGACATCGAGCGGTTCCTCGACGACACAAATAAGGTGGGCGTCGCGGTTGACGTCGGTGCAGATGCCGCACGGATTGGCGAGGGTGAGGTTCTGGCAGCGCCGGCAGTAGACGATGTTGGCTTTGAGTTCGCCCAGGGCCGCAGCCAGTTCTTGCACCTGGTCGGCAGGTGAACGCAGCAGGTAGAAGGCCAGTCGCGAGGCGGTCTTGGGGCCGATGCTGGGCAGACGAACGAGGGCATCGATCAGGCGTTGGATGGGTTCGGCGACGATGTGCATTGAGACTAACAGGAGTGGGACGGCTGTTTTCAGAGCGACCTGGCTTCAGAGGATACCTGGCGGCAGGTTGAGGCCCTGGGTGAGGCCACTCATGCGTTCGCTTGCCATCTGCCGGCTCTGATCCAGGGCCTGGTTGACGGCCGAGAGGATGAGGTCCTGGAGCATGTCCACATCATCGGGATCGACGACTTCAGGCTTGAGGGTGATGGAAACGATCTCTTGCTGGCCATTGGCGACGACATTGACGACGCCGCCGCCGGCGCTGGCTTCGACCGTCACCTCGGATAATGATGACTGCGCGGCCTCCATTTCTTGTTGGAGCTGTTGAATCTGGGCGATCATGTTGCCGCCGCGAGCGCCGCCAGACATACCGGGCATGCCGGGTGGGCCGCCGCCAGTGCCGGGCGAACGGTAGCCGCGCGGGGCGTGTTTTTTCTTGGTCATAGATGCGTGTCAGGAGGAGAGGGGAGAGACGGTGGCGCCAAGTTCCATCGCCATTTTGACGAGGGGGTCTTGGGGTGGTGAGGATGGGGCGGGAGTGGCAGCGAGGGGGGCCGGGGCGGCAACATAGTTGCTATCGACCAACCGCACGGTCATGGGGCGGCCGACGGTGTTGGAGACGACCTGGCCGACGATGTCAATCGCTCCCTGCACTTGTTCACGATGGAAATCGTGCTGAAAACTGATGACAAAGGCGTCGTTTTCGATGCCGACCGGCGCTCCGGAACGCATGATGGCCTGGATACGCGGGTTGTGCTGGCGCATGGCATTGATGATCTGTTTCCACTGGGCATCGAGGGTGGCATCGGGAGGAGGGGGGGGCGAGGGGGGACGACCTGGCGGCGACGATTGTGCCGGCGTCAAAGGTTGTTGGGCGACAGCCGAAAGGACGGGGGAGGGTGGGGCGGGAGCGGCCACAGGGGGGGCAGTCACGGCGCCGACGCCGATGATGTCGAGGAGGGCAAGCTCGACCGGCAGGTAGCCCGCAAAGGGGGTCTTGAGGGCGATGCCGGCTTCGTTGAGGCTGCGAATGGCGTGCAGGATCTGGGTGGGCTGGAAGCGCTGGGCCTGAACTTTGATGGTTTCGAGGACGGCATCGGGGAGATCGACCAGGCTTGTGTCGCGACCGACGTTGAGGAGGAGGAGGGTGCGAAGGTGGTCGATGAGTTGGCTGACGAGTTGGCCAAGTTCGACGCCCTGACCGACGAGGCGATGGAATTGACCAAGCACCGCCGCAGGGTCGCCGCCGGCGATGGCATCGATCA harbors:
- the dnaX gene encoding DNA polymerase III subunit gamma/tau, whose protein sequence is MQALYRRYRPQAFDDLIGQDHVADTLRNALRQGRIGHAFLFTGPRGTGKTSTARILAKAVNCLATDVGARPDNTCAICQAINEGRLLDLIEIDAASNTSVDDVRELRDRVAFAPTEAAYKVYVIDEVHMLSTSAFNALLKTLEEPPPHVIFILATTEPHKIPATVISRCQRYDFHRISTREIARHLGLLAAREGLQVSPEALAIIARAATGSMRDAISLLDQITAYGHQEVDAELVRGILGMVSGAAVSDLIDAIAGGDPAAVLGQFHRLVGQGVELGQLVSQLIDHLRTLLLLNVGRDTSLVDLPDAVLETIKVQAQRFQPTQILHAIRSLNEAGIALKTPFAGYLPVELALLDIIGVGAVTAPPVAAPAPPSPVLSAVAQQPLTPAQSSPPGRPPSPPPPPDATLDAQWKQIINAMRQHNPRIQAIMRSGAPVGIENDAFVISFQHDFHREQVQGAIDIVGQVVSNTVGRPMTVRLVDSNYVAAPAPLAATPAPSSPPQDPLVKMAMELGATVSPLSS
- a CDS encoding YbaB/EbfC family nucleoid-associated protein, whose translation is MTKKKHAPRGYRSPGTGGGPPGMPGMSGGARGGNMIAQIQQLQQEMEAAQSSLSEVTVEASAGGGVVNVVANGQQEIVSITLKPEVVDPDDVDMLQDLILSAVNQALDQSRQMASERMSGLTQGLNLPPGIL
- the recR gene encoding recombination mediator RecR, which gives rise to MHIVAEPIQRLIDALVRLPSIGPKTASRLAFYLLRSPADQVQELAAALGELKANIVYCRRCQNLTLANPCGICTDVNRDAHLICVVEEPLDVVAIERTGAYKGLYHVLHGVINPVEGIGPDDLRLASLLERVKAETPSEILVATNPTLEGEATAMYLARLLRSAGVRITRLARGLPVGGDLEYADEVTLSRALEGRRDL